A single region of the Lycium barbarum isolate Lr01 chromosome 2, ASM1917538v2, whole genome shotgun sequence genome encodes:
- the LOC132627172 gene encoding uncharacterized protein LOC132627172 isoform X1, with translation MDLPPYHHHHHHHRYVHQRPLNVSHNPNYYHHHHPPPPPPTQRPPPPLQPHIHNLRPPPPPPHHHHISSQFSFPSENPRFYNYPPNRQSPPRVSSNLTLNQPPYHYRNPPPPSPRFIVDDFVSNRVSSVNDNNQEPVWVRRENLEFNYDDDQRHRLDRRRIMEIDVNVNPPSRDFRSRSPQNYELRDDRRRMDIGVNPPSSDFRSSHRNYDDRFEGERREYGGNVDEVLIGSSSRRMSSLDNGNDRFSNRLRVDKEEITHWSPQKKKSALLRIQCGKANNNRSRNQENQDNGVRGKQKDVFERLERKVEVREEREMELNVSFKSNALVAKAIMTPSSPAIDSDRSETPPRSKKIRKVNSGSPMKERTGDDSEKGDGSANDSGRLSSSNKGSKCLADKITVSAGGSSSNSKLDSNKDSSHLVEKVTDSAGGSSSNGTLNSNKASSLLVEKVTDSAGGSSSNSKLDYNKDSSHLVEKVTDSAGGSSSYSKLDSNKDSNHLVEKVTDSAGRSSSNVTLNSSKGSKFLPFFIVRKKKTVTKKKVTTPFKVGVDPGNAIDSRQQDESFVESVERISSDDMTTLNDVNVKLPSDEVVSKLDKPSKLAAVSKDESVEQSTSDGKKASPAKVLVSSSMDSEINDVADYTGRSVQSGPSMLNSEPCMIEVQNKPTSFDADNTGNVGGHSEDGLRVSEDGPIKECSEAMACVERNGDGVLPSLGGRKTHKDEVSSSTKDTYVSADSDLGFSDGKKNAVAAMGSFEAGSVEPSSDPNIVPLLTSTQGRLRESFLNGNDSSFNPDETGRVAAVNDLQTAECLSNSDPSAGAFGGSFESYVDVVTLSPETRHAAGDLQTAECLSNSDPSAGTFDVNFESYVDVVTLSPETRHANGSDNTVVSVGDDIRVIVDDDCLPKVTRKRKITDDESVLLSTKMSETEENEVCSLLGQGKFSCLRGDHASKEKEVTVPGNGSDSLKGDRSHGGPSEEKLSLQDCFKDDSNSCSRKSPKEREVSSPAKVKSVPCVATHEEPSSMPITVPLINDVPATELESRNTLSNVDDGPPARPSVTMLESSTAKNVCQAEPFEDDLVDHFSDVQQVIAHNFQLGAVGQETTTSAVSVEPLGMANRVTEDKGSSLGIDQKLASECRESHNYVLDKDDIPLLADNLSLFDKSSVKSRESVSVMSPLGSFPEDLLNNSASEEPNYKSSMSSEIVFAKSQNVENTVTAYDHVSSSVQTSSDTSEFDRSSDHKVAGGPLVNVNTVPLSSKNTVKSTKNVSSQSWKPDLLANQQNPAGPRVPSVRPSSFITSRNVPISKKPLTWHRTDSTSPSVVGRGLQMNSLPPQSHLPKNVAKVTSYVRKGNSLVRNPSPVGSLSKGYHAPSSSVSRLNSSGVNDLKRKPGDRTEIIDSPSCRGTPEVNAPSERPETPPQSEPFSCTTLKSTSLPAVDHPGNGGIAANSDPLEVTDNISAVKPSEHPSTSSALPECQIGLGGNSESPNTLDEGSSRKNIVYVKKRSNQLVAASDKTQTSSDAYYKRRKNQLIRASSNNHMKQRVATAKNIVPFQRGMKRLNGLAKTSKLSKFSLVWKLGDTQSSRKSGGTLGYEKLWPYLFPWKRASYRRSFLSSSSSDSSSIIRRKLLLSKKRETIYTRSIHGLSLRRSKVLSVSGSSLKWSKSIEQRSKKAAEALSQEAALAVADVDRRKRRQDGSNADSMNGNNVSRERIFRIGYERYKMDPSGKTLQRISDEEPSVSVPEAKKSYIPKRLLIGNDEYVRVGNGNKLVRNPKRRVRILASEKVRWSLHTARIRLARKKQYCQFFTRFGKCNKDNGKCPYIHDPSKIAVCTKFLNGSCSDTNCKLTHEVIPERMQDCSYFLQGICSNENCPYRHVNVNPNASLCEGFLRGYCADGNECQKKHTYVCPVFEATGNCPQGSKCKLHHPKNKRKGVKRKASSELKNGRGRYFGSPHVDISERVTAGLEKPSVKENSDIFFKEGKFVDFISLEGSDEEEQTIDQRSEQTPLCDSVPAEMQLDDLDELIKPMRLINRNRSVGSSAHIASASDMTTSYVSEESQTLSIVN, from the exons ATGGATCTTCCTCcctaccaccaccaccaccaccaccaccggtACGTTCATCAACGCCCTCTCAACGTTTCCCATAACCCTAATTactaccaccaccaccaccctcCGCCGCCGCCGCCGACGCAACGGCCACCACCACCACTGCAGCCACATATCCACAATCTCCGTCCACCACCACCGCCACCTCACCACCACCACATCTCTTCCCAATTCTCTTTTCCTTCAGAAAACCCTAGATTCTACAATTATCCCCCAAATCGCCAATCCCCCCCTAGGGTTTCCTCTAATTTAACCCTAAATCAACCCCCTTACCATTACCGTAACCCACCCCCTCCTTCTCCCAGGTTTATTGTGGATGATTTTGTCTCAAATCGTGTTAGTTCTGTAAATGATAACAATCAAGAACCTGTTTGGGTTAGGAGAGAGAATTTGGAATTCAATTATGATGATGACCAAAGGCACCGTCTTGACAGGCGTAGAATTATGGAAATCGATGTAAATGTAAACCCCCCGTCGAGGGATTTTAGATCGAGGAGTCCCCAGAATTATGAGTTGCGTGATGATAGGCGTAGAATGGATATCGGTGTAAACCCCCCATCGAGTGATTTTAGATCGAGTCACCGGAATTATGATGATAGGTTTGAAGGTGAGAGAAGGGAATATGGTGGTAATGTTGATGAGGTTTTGATTGGTTCTAGTTCAAGGAGAATGTCGTCGTTGGATAATGGGAATGATAGGTTTAGCAATAGGTTAAGAGTGGACAAGGAGGAAATTACTCATTGGTCTCCACAGAAGAAGAAGAGTGCATTACTGAGGATTCAATGTGGGAAAGCTAACAATAATAGGAGTAGAAATCAGGAAAATCAGGACAATGGGGTAAGAGGAAAACAGAAAGATGTGTTTGAGAGGTTGGAGAGAAAGGTTGAGGTAAGAGAGGAAAGGGAGATGGAGCTTAACGTTTCGTTTAAGTCTAATGCACTTGTGGCTAAGGCTATTATGACCCCGTCAAGCCCAGCCATTGACTCGGACAGAAGTGAAACACCACCTAGAAGTAAGAAGATTAGAAAAGTGAACTCTGGTTCTCCAATGAAGGAGAGAACTGGGGACGATTCGGAAAAGGGTGATGGTTCAGCAAATGATTCTGGTCGTCTGTCTAGTTCTAACAAGGGGTCTAAATGTTTGGCAGATAAAATTACGGTTTCTGCAGGTGGAAGTTCATCTAATAGCAAGTTGGATTCTAACAAGGATTCAAGCCATTTGGTAGAAAAAGTTACAGATTCTGCAGGTGGAAGTTCATCTAATGGTACTTTGAATTCCAACAAGGCTTCCAGCCTTCTGGTAGAAAAAGTTACAGATTCTGCAGGTGGAAGTTCATCTAATAGCAAGTTGGATTATAACAAGGATTCAAGCCATTTGGTTGAAAAAGTTACAGATTCTGCAGGTGGAAGTTCATCTTATAGCAAGTTGGATTCTAACAAGGATTCAAACCATTTGGTAGAAAAAGTTACAGATTCTGCAGGTCGAAGTTCATCTAATGTTACTTTGAATTCCAGCAAGGGGTCTAAGTTTTTGCCTTTTTTCATAGTTAGAAAGAAGAAGACAGTGACTAAGAAGAAAGTCACAACTCCTTTCAAAGTTGGTGTTGACCCTGGTAATGCCATTGATTCACGTCAGCAGGATGAGAGTTTTGTAGAATCGGTAGAGAGAATTTCGTCTGATGATATGACTACACTCAATGATGTCAATGTGAAACTGCCTTCAGATGAAGTAGTTAGCAAACTAGACAAACCTTCAAAACTGGCTGCTGTTAGTAAAGATGAGTCCGTAGAGCAGTCTACTTCTGATGGGAAGAAAGCGAGTCCAGCTAAAGTCTTGGTTTCTTCAAGCATGGACTCTGAAATTAATGACGTTGCTGATTATACCGGCAGATCAGTTCAGAGTGGCCCTTCCATGTTGAATTCTGAGCCATGTATGATTGAAGTACAGAACAAACCTACTAGTTTTGATGCGGATAATACTGGTAACGTtggagggcattctgaggatggGCTCCGAGTGTCCGAAGATGGTCCTATTAAAGAATGTTCTGAGGCCATGGCTTGTGTAGAAAGAAATGGTGATGGTGTCTTGCCAAGCCTAGGTGGGAGAAAAACCCACAAGGATGAAGTATCTTCGTCAACTAAAGATACATATGTCTCTGCTGATTCTGACTTGGGGTTTTCTGATGGGAAGAAGAATGCAGTTGCTGCTATGGGATCCTTTGAAGCTGGTTCCGTGGAGCCATCCAGTGACCCCAACATTGTACCTCTGTTGACTAGTACCCAGGGAAGACTCAGAGAGAGTTTCTTGAATGGAAATGACAGTAGTTTTAATCCTGACGAGACTGGGAGAGTTGCGGCTGTCAATGACTTGCAAACTGCAGAGTGCTTGAGTAATAGTGATCCAAGTGCTGGTGCTTTTGGAGGTAGTTTTGAATCTTATGTTGATGTAGTCACATTATCACCCGAGACGAGACATGCTGCTGGTGACTTGCAAACTGCAGAGTGCTTGAGTAATAGTGATCCAAGTGCTGGCACTTTTGATGTTAATTTTGAATCTTATGTTGATGTAGTCACATTATCACCCGAGACAAGACATGCTAATGGATCTGACAATACAGTGGTTTCTGTTGGAGATGATATTAGGGTTATTGTGGATGATGACTGTTTACCTAAGGTCACAAGGAAGAGGAAGATTACGGATGACGAGTCCGTTTTGCTTTCTACGAAGATGAGTGAGACAGAGGAAAATGAGGTTTGTTCTTTGCTAGGCCAAGGTAAATTCAGTTGTTTGAGAGGAGATCATGCCTCTAAAGAAAAGGAGGTTACAGTTCCTGGTAATGGGAGTGATTCACTAAAGGGGGATCGTTCACATGGAGGGCCTTCAGAAGAGAAGCTGTCACTTCAGGATTGTTTTAAAGATGATTCCAATTCATGTTCTAGAAAGAGTCCCAAGGAAAGAGAAGTTTCTTCGCCAGCAAAGGTTAAATCTGTTCCCTGTGTTGCCACCCATGAGGAACCTTCTAGCATGCCAATTACAGTGCCTTTGATCAATGATGTTCCCGCGACAGAATTAGAATCTCGAAATACATTGTCTAATGTAGATGATGGTCCACCAGCTCGTCCTTCAGTCACAATGCTTGAGAGCAGTACTGCCAAGAATGTATGTCAGGCTGAGCCATTTGAAGATGACTTGGTGGATCACTTTTCAGATGTTCAGCAGGTCATTGCTCACAATTTTCAACTGGGAGCTGTGGGACAAGAAACTACAACTTCAGCTGTATCCGTTGAGCCGCTTGGAATGGCTAATAGAGTAACTGAGGACAAAGGTTCTTCTCTTGGAATAGATCAAAAGTTGGCCTCAGAATGTCGTGAAAGCCATAATTATGTGCTTGACAAGGATGATATACCTTTATTGGCAGATAATCTCTCTTTATTTGACAAATCAAGTGTCAAAAGTAGGGAATCTGTGTCTGTTATGTCCCCACTGGGGTCATTTCCTGAAGACTTACTTAATAACTCAGCATCTGAGGAACCTAATTATAAGTCATCAATGTCCAGTGAAATTGTTTTTGCAAAATCCCAAAATGTTGAAAATACTGTAACTGCTTATGACCATGTTTCTTCCTCGGTGCAGACATCATCAGACACTTCTGAGTTTGATAGAAGTTCAGATCATAAAGTTGCTGGCGGTCCTCTGGTTAATGTCAATACTGTGCCATTATCATCAAAGAATACTGTAAAGTCCACCAAGAATGTGAGTTCACAGAGTTGGAAGCCAGATTTGCTTGCGAACCAGCAAAATCCAGCTGGCCCTAGAGTTCCCTCTGTTCGCCCATCGAGTTTTATCACTTCAAGGAATGTGCCCATTTCGAAGAAGCCACTGACATGGCATAGAACTGATAGTACCTCTCCCTCTGTTGTTGGACGAGGTTTGCAGATGAACTCCCTACCTCCACAAAGCCATTTACCTAAGAACGTTGCGAAAGTCACCTCTTACGTACGCAAGGGTAACAGTCTTGTCAGAAATCCTTCTCCTGTTGGTTCCCTTTCCAAAGGATACCATGCTCCAAGTTCTTCAGTTTCCCGGTTGAACTCTTCTGGTGTGAATGACCTGAAGAGAAAACCTGGGGATAGGACTGAGATAATTGATTCACCCAGCTGCAGGGGAACTCCAGAAGTAAATGCTCCTTCAGAGAGACCCGAAACCCCGCCACAAAGTGAACCATTTAGTTGCACTACATTGAAGTCTACGTCTTTACCAGCTGTAGATCATCCTGGAAATGGTGGTATTGCTGCAAACTCAGATCCTTTGGAGGTTACAGACAATATTTCGGCGGTGAAGCCTTCTGAGCATCCATCAACATCTTCTGCACTTCCTGAATGTCAAATTGGTTTGGGAGGCAATTCTGAAAGCCCGAATACATTAGATGAAGGCAGTTCCAGAAAGAATATAGTTTATGTGAAGAAAAGATCAAATCAGTTAGTTGCAGCTTCAGATAAGACCCAGACTTCTTCTGATGCCTACTATAAGAGGAGAAAGAATCAACTGATTCGTGCATCCAGCAACAATCATATGAAGCAAAGAGTTGCCACGGCAAAGAATATAGTTCCATTCCAAAGGGGTATGAAAAGGCTGAATg GTTTAGCCAAGACCTCTAAATTGTCAAAGTTCTCATTGGTCTGGAAATTAGGTGATACTCAGTCATCAAGGAAATCTGGCGGCACTTTAGGATATGAGAAACTTTGGCCTTACTTATTTCCGTGGAAAAGAGCTAGCTATAGGAGGAGCTTCCTGAGTTCCTCTTCAAGTGACAGTTCCTCTATTATCAG ACGGAAGCTACTGCTCTCAAAAAAGCGGGAGACAATCTACACAAGATCAATTCACGGACTCTCTTTACGAAGATCTAAGGTGTTAAGTGTCTCTGGCTCTAGTCTAAAGTGGTCAAAATCTATTGAGCAAAGGTCAAAGAAGGCTGCTGAG GCTCTTTCGCAGGAAGCTGCGCTAGCAGTTGCTGATGTTGACAGAAGGAAAAGGAGACAAGATGGCTCTAATGCTGACTCAATGAATGGAAATAATGTTTCTC GAGAAAGGATATTCCGCATTGGTTACGAGCGGTATAAGATGGACCCTTCTGGGAAGACACTACAGAGGATTTCAG ATGAGGAACCATCGGTGTCAGTTCCGGAGGCGAAGAAATCTTACATCCCAAAAAGATTATTGATTGGGAATGATGA GTATGTGCGGGTTGGCAATGGTAATAAGCTGGTTAGAAATCCAAAGAGACGAGTACGCATCTTAGCGAGTGAGAAAGTACGTTGGAGTTTGCACACTGCTAGAATTCGGTTGGCAAGAAAGAAACAGTATTGCCAGTTTTTTACAAGGTTTGGCAAGTGTAACAAGGATAATGGAAAATGtccttacattcatgacccatctaAAATCGCTGTCTGCACTAAATTTCTGAATGGTTCTTGCTCTGACACTAATTGTAAATTGACTCATGAG GTCATTCCTGAAAGAATGCAAGACTGCTCCTATTTTCTGCAAG GAATATGCTCGAATGAGAATTGTCCATATAGACACGTAAATGTGAATCCAAATGCCTCTCTTTGTGAAGGTTTTCTTAGGGGTTATTGTGCTGATGGCAATGAG TGTCAGAAGAAACACACCTATGTCTGCCCCGTTTTTGAAGCAACTGGCAACTGTCCCCAAGGTTCAAAATGCAAGCTTCACCATCCGAAAAACAAAAGGAAGGGAGTGAAAAGGAAAGCTTCCAGCGAGTTGAAGAATGGTCGAGGTCGTTACTTTGGCTCTCCACATGTCGACATTAGTGAGCGCGTAACAGCTGGATTAGAGAAACCTTCTGTCAAGGAGAATAGTGACATATTCTTCAAGGAGGGGAAATTTGTTGATTTTATTAGTCTAGAGGGTAGTGATGAAGAGGAACAGACTATTGACCAGAGAAGTGAACAAACACCACTTTGCGATAGTGTTCCTGCGGAGATGCAACTAGACGATCTCGATGAGCTTATTAAACCCATGCGTCTGATAAATAGGAATAG GTCGGTAGGTTCATCTGCCCACATAGCTAGCGCAAGCGATATGACCACAAGCTATGTATCAGAGGAGTCTCAGACTCTCAGCATTGTAAATTAG